The following proteins are co-located in the Micromonospora viridifaciens genome:
- a CDS encoding pirin family protein, whose protein sequence is MDRTESLPAQTVPPGVGPTDPGSVLLPGHDVPLGRYTTVRRLLPQRQRRMVGAWCFVDHFGPDDVAERPGMEVPPHPHTGLQTVTWLLDGEILHRDSLGNVQPIRPGQLNVMTSGHGIAHSERSPAAHPPVMHGVQLWVALPDPARAGAADFAHHAELPRWRDGHLDVVLLVGELGGERSQAVVHTPLVGAQLEVRGPAPATVPLRRDFEYGLLAMSGSAEVDGVPFAPGALLYLGAGREDLTLRAAPGSRLLLLGGVPFEEPLVMWWNFVGRSHEEVAAAREDWMAGRRFGTVADDPAPPLPAPALPTTRLKARNRHGGVLG, encoded by the coding sequence GTGGACCGTACCGAATCCCTGCCGGCGCAGACCGTCCCACCTGGCGTGGGGCCCACGGATCCGGGCAGCGTGCTGCTGCCCGGCCACGACGTGCCCCTCGGCCGCTACACCACGGTGCGGCGGCTGCTGCCCCAGCGGCAGCGGCGGATGGTCGGGGCCTGGTGTTTCGTCGACCACTTCGGACCGGACGACGTCGCCGAGCGACCCGGCATGGAGGTGCCGCCGCACCCGCACACCGGTCTCCAGACGGTCACCTGGCTGCTGGACGGCGAGATCCTGCACCGGGACAGCCTGGGCAACGTCCAGCCGATCCGCCCCGGGCAGCTCAACGTGATGACCTCCGGTCACGGCATCGCCCACTCGGAACGGTCCCCGGCCGCGCACCCGCCGGTGATGCACGGGGTTCAGCTCTGGGTGGCGCTGCCGGACCCGGCCCGCGCCGGCGCGGCCGACTTCGCCCACCACGCCGAGCTGCCCCGGTGGCGTGACGGTCACCTCGACGTGGTGCTGCTGGTCGGCGAGCTGGGCGGCGAGCGGTCCCAGGCGGTGGTGCACACCCCGCTGGTGGGCGCGCAGCTCGAGGTACGCGGGCCCGCGCCGGCCACCGTGCCGTTGCGCCGCGACTTCGAGTACGGGCTGCTGGCGATGTCCGGTTCCGCCGAGGTGGACGGGGTGCCGTTCGCCCCGGGCGCGTTGCTCTACCTGGGAGCCGGTCGGGAGGATCTGACCCTGCGCGCCGCCCCGGGCAGCCGGCTGCTGCTGCTCGGCGGGGTGCCCTTCGAGGAACCCCTGGTGATGTGGTGGAACTTCGTCGGCCGCTCGCACGAGGAGGTGGCCGCGGCCCGCGAGGACTGGATGGCGGGCCGGCGCTTCGGCACGGTCGCGGACGATCCGGCGCCCCCGTTGCCGGCCCCGGCGCTGCCCACCACCCGGCTCAAGGCGCGGAACCGGCACGGCGGCGTGCTCGGCTGA
- a CDS encoding DUF1345 domain-containing protein gives MRPGRQPDEHTPAGLQLAMMGLVGLVCGGLVGVFMSPALGPLVGWDTAALAWLVLVWRRLWRLDAAATARLALHEDPNRAVRDVLLLVSCLVSLLAVGVLLTAARPLRPGVPLEIRGGLGVLSVVLSWFVVHTVFTTRYARLYYGGQPGGVDFHQSEPPCYADFAYLAFTVGATFQVSDTDLSSPELRRTVLRHMLLSYLFGAVIVASTVNLLAGLAK, from the coding sequence GTGCGACCGGGCCGCCAGCCGGACGAACACACTCCGGCCGGGCTCCAGCTGGCCATGATGGGGCTGGTCGGGCTCGTCTGCGGTGGACTCGTCGGCGTGTTCATGTCGCCGGCACTCGGCCCGCTGGTGGGCTGGGACACCGCCGCGCTGGCCTGGCTGGTCCTGGTCTGGCGCCGGCTGTGGCGGTTGGACGCGGCGGCTACCGCACGGTTGGCCCTGCACGAGGACCCGAACCGAGCCGTACGGGATGTGCTGCTCCTGGTCTCCTGCCTGGTCAGTCTCCTGGCGGTCGGGGTGCTGCTGACCGCCGCGCGCCCGCTCCGGCCCGGCGTCCCGCTCGAAATCAGGGGCGGACTGGGCGTGCTCAGCGTGGTGCTGTCCTGGTTCGTGGTGCACACCGTCTTCACCACCCGCTACGCCCGGCTCTACTACGGCGGCCAGCCAGGGGGTGTCGACTTCCACCAGAGCGAACCGCCCTGCTACGCGGACTTCGCCTACCTGGCGTTCACCGTGGGCGCCACGTTCCAGGTCTCCGACACGGACCTGAGCAGCCCCGAACTGCGGCGGACCGTGCTGCGGCACATGCTGCTGTCGTACCTGTTCGGTGCGGTCATCGTGGCTTCGACGGTGAACCTGCTCGCCGGCCTGGCGAAATAG
- a CDS encoding DUF2795 domain-containing protein, giving the protein MASYTDVLEYLSALDYPAGKDDVIREAEREGAPPEVLQALRALPPVDYANGAEVARSAGIDAAPEVGRSQRAAQARERHTRVSQHLRGI; this is encoded by the coding sequence ATGGCGAGTTACACGGACGTCCTTGAGTACCTGTCGGCGCTGGACTACCCGGCCGGCAAGGACGACGTCATCCGCGAGGCCGAGCGGGAGGGCGCGCCGCCGGAGGTGTTGCAGGCGTTGCGGGCGCTGCCTCCGGTGGACTACGCCAACGGGGCCGAGGTGGCCCGCTCGGCCGGCATCGACGCCGCCCCCGAGGTGGGCCGCTCCCAGCGCGCGGCGCAGGCTCGGGAGAGGCACACGCGGGTGTCGCAGCACCTGCGCGGCATCTGA
- a CDS encoding sulfite oxidase-like oxidoreductase codes for MSPGFQGRPRSAEPALPPGQYLTEDFPVLSAGPTPKVPLDTWEFVVTTETGAEYRWSWDELMGLPQETPTVDIHCVTRWSKLGTTWQGVSLDTLLEGIDTTARYALSHSYGGYTTNLPLDDLRGGRAWVVHTYDGGPLPAEHGGPARMLVPHLYFWKSAKWVRGVRLLVDDQPGFWETAGYHDYGDPWREQRYQGD; via the coding sequence GTGTCGCCGGGCTTCCAGGGCCGGCCCCGCTCGGCCGAGCCGGCCCTGCCACCGGGGCAGTACCTCACCGAGGACTTTCCGGTGCTCTCCGCCGGCCCGACGCCGAAGGTGCCGCTGGACACCTGGGAGTTCGTCGTCACCACCGAGACCGGCGCCGAGTACCGCTGGTCCTGGGACGAGCTGATGGGCCTGCCCCAGGAGACGCCCACCGTCGACATCCACTGCGTGACCCGCTGGTCCAAGCTCGGCACCACCTGGCAGGGCGTCTCGCTGGACACCCTGCTCGAGGGCATCGACACCACCGCCCGGTACGCGCTGTCCCACTCGTACGGCGGCTACACCACGAACCTGCCGCTGGACGACCTGCGCGGCGGGCGGGCCTGGGTCGTGCACACGTACGACGGGGGTCCGCTCCCCGCCGAGCACGGCGGTCCGGCCCGGATGCTCGTCCCGCACCTCTACTTCTGGAAGTCGGCGAAGTGGGTGCGCGGCGTCCGGCTGCTCGTCGACGACCAGCCCGGCTTCTGGGAGACCGCCGGCTACCACGACTACGGCGACCCGTGGCGCGAGCAGCGCTACCAGGGCGACTGA
- a CDS encoding TerC/Alx family metal homeostasis membrane protein — translation MTELSYLSAAELSTVGTPTLWTATIAGVLALLVLDFLVTRRPHEVSLKEAFGWSAFYVALPLAFGVWVWSRYGSELGVQYLTGYLVEKSLSVDNLFVFMLLLAAFAVPAVLAQRVLLYGIAGALVLRAVFIALGAAALRTLDFAFLLFAVILIATAVKLLRDALSGHEQEVDINRMRSVKLLRRVMPVVDEYQGPRMTVRQNGRRALTPFALVVVAVLATDVVFAVDSVPAVYGITEDPYLVFATNAFALLGLRALYFVLHAALSRLVHLSYGLAVILAFIGVKLGLHWAHGVWPGVPQIPTLASLGVIIGVLAVVALTSLRATRR, via the coding sequence ATGACCGAATTGTCATACCTGTCCGCGGCCGAACTCTCGACCGTCGGCACCCCCACGCTCTGGACGGCGACCATCGCGGGCGTCCTCGCCCTGCTGGTGCTCGACTTCCTGGTCACCCGCCGCCCGCACGAGGTGTCGCTGAAGGAGGCCTTCGGCTGGTCTGCCTTCTACGTCGCGCTGCCGCTGGCCTTCGGCGTCTGGGTCTGGTCCCGGTACGGCTCCGAGCTGGGCGTGCAGTACCTCACCGGCTACCTGGTGGAGAAGTCGCTCTCGGTCGACAACCTGTTCGTCTTCATGCTGCTGCTGGCGGCGTTCGCGGTGCCCGCCGTGCTCGCCCAGCGCGTCCTGCTCTACGGCATCGCCGGCGCGCTGGTGCTGCGCGCGGTCTTCATCGCCCTCGGTGCCGCCGCCCTGCGGACGCTCGACTTCGCCTTCCTGCTCTTCGCGGTCATCCTGATCGCCACGGCGGTCAAGCTGCTTCGCGACGCGCTCTCCGGGCACGAGCAGGAGGTCGACATCAACCGGATGCGGTCGGTGAAGCTGCTCCGCAGGGTCATGCCGGTGGTCGACGAGTACCAGGGCCCCAGGATGACCGTGCGGCAGAACGGCCGCCGCGCCCTCACCCCGTTCGCCCTCGTGGTGGTCGCGGTGCTCGCCACCGACGTGGTCTTCGCCGTCGACTCGGTGCCCGCCGTCTACGGCATCACCGAGGATCCGTACCTGGTCTTCGCCACCAACGCGTTCGCCCTGCTCGGCCTGCGCGCGCTCTACTTCGTGCTGCACGCGGCGTTGAGCCGCCTGGTGCACCTCAGCTATGGCCTGGCCGTCATTCTCGCCTTCATCGGCGTCAAGCTCGGCCTGCACTGGGCACACGGCGTCTGGCCGGGCGTGCCGCAGATTCCCACGCTCGCCTCGCTGGGCGTGATCATCGGCGTCCTGGCAGTCGTCGCCCTCACCAGCCTGCGCGCCACCCGCCGCTGA
- a CDS encoding CaiB/BaiF CoA transferase family protein, with product MSNQGPLTGVRVIELAGIGPGPFAAMMLADLGADVVRVDRAARGGFGDIPGDLLNRNRRSIVVDLRSPGGREVVLALVAGADALVEGFRPGVTERLGVGPDDCFAVNPALVYGRMTGWGQDGPLAHTAGHDIDYLALTGALHGVGRAGERPVPPMNLLGDFGGGGMMLALGVVAALYAVRAGAPGQVVDAAIVDGVSVLATQIHALRRAGMWQDPRGVNLLDGGAPFYDTYECADGRYLAVGALEPRFYDELVRLTGFPLDGDEAPDRADPADWLALRGAWARLFRTRTRDEWTELLATTDACVAPVLDWAEAPRHPHLAARGVFVDHDGVTQPAPAPRFSATPTSVRRRPPRPGEHTDELLTEAGFDAERIAALRAAGAVA from the coding sequence ATGAGCAACCAGGGACCGCTCACCGGCGTACGGGTGATCGAGCTGGCCGGCATCGGGCCCGGCCCCTTCGCCGCCATGATGCTGGCCGACCTCGGGGCCGACGTGGTCCGCGTCGACCGCGCCGCCCGCGGCGGATTCGGCGACATCCCCGGCGACCTGCTCAACCGCAACCGCCGCTCGATCGTCGTCGACCTCCGGTCGCCCGGCGGGCGCGAGGTGGTGCTGGCCCTGGTCGCCGGCGCGGACGCGCTGGTCGAGGGCTTCCGGCCCGGGGTCACCGAGCGGCTCGGCGTCGGCCCCGACGACTGCTTCGCCGTCAACCCGGCACTGGTGTACGGACGGATGACCGGCTGGGGCCAGGACGGCCCGCTCGCCCACACGGCCGGCCACGACATCGACTACCTGGCGCTGACCGGTGCGCTGCACGGCGTCGGCCGGGCCGGTGAGCGCCCGGTGCCGCCGATGAACCTGCTCGGCGACTTCGGCGGCGGTGGCATGATGCTGGCCCTCGGCGTCGTCGCCGCCCTGTACGCGGTCCGTGCCGGCGCCCCCGGCCAGGTCGTGGACGCGGCCATCGTGGACGGTGTCTCGGTGCTGGCCACCCAGATCCACGCGCTACGCCGGGCCGGCATGTGGCAGGACCCGCGCGGGGTGAACCTGCTCGACGGCGGGGCACCCTTCTACGACACCTACGAGTGCGCCGACGGACGCTACCTCGCGGTCGGCGCACTGGAACCTCGCTTCTACGACGAGCTGGTCCGGCTCACCGGCTTCCCGCTCGACGGCGACGAGGCCCCGGACCGAGCCGACCCGGCGGACTGGCTGGCGCTGCGCGGGGCGTGGGCGCGGCTGTTCCGTACCCGGACGCGGGACGAGTGGACGGAGCTGCTGGCCACCACCGACGCCTGCGTCGCACCGGTGCTGGACTGGGCGGAGGCACCCCGGCATCCGCACCTGGCCGCCCGCGGTGTCTTCGTCGACCATGACGGGGTCACCCAGCCGGCTCCCGCGCCGCGCTTCTCCGCGACCCCCACCTCGGTACGCCGCCGCCCGCCGCGGCCCGGCGAGCACACCGACGAACTGCTCACGGAGGCCGGCTTCGACGCCGAGCGGATCGCCGCGCTGCGCGCCGCCGGCGCGGTGGCCTGA
- a CDS encoding DUF2267 domain-containing protein: protein MNYVTFVDKVAQRARTSQERAVELTRATLETLAERLTGGEVLDLAAQLPKPLQRMLKPHPDIEAADRFGAAEFVARVGQRAGVDGNAARGAVRAVFTTLREAVSSGEFEDVVVQMPRDYRDMVEPALAPGAVRR, encoded by the coding sequence ATGAACTACGTCACCTTCGTCGACAAGGTCGCTCAGCGGGCCCGGACGTCCCAGGAGCGGGCGGTCGAGCTGACCCGGGCCACGCTGGAGACCCTGGCCGAGCGGCTGACCGGGGGCGAGGTGCTGGACCTGGCGGCGCAGTTGCCGAAGCCGTTGCAACGGATGCTGAAGCCGCACCCCGACATCGAGGCGGCCGACCGGTTCGGGGCGGCCGAGTTCGTCGCCCGGGTGGGGCAACGGGCCGGCGTCGACGGCAACGCGGCCCGGGGCGCGGTGCGGGCCGTCTTCACCACGCTGCGCGAGGCGGTCAGCAGCGGGGAGTTCGAGGACGTGGTCGTGCAGATGCCACGCGACTACCGGGACATGGTGGAGCCGGCCCTGGCCCCCGGCGCGGTTCGCCGCTGA